A single genomic interval of Ammospiza caudacuta isolate bAmmCau1 chromosome 19, bAmmCau1.pri, whole genome shotgun sequence harbors:
- the MRPS7 gene encoding small ribosomal subunit protein uS7m yields the protein MAAPSAAGLGRRLRAWLPRIMPVRWSRYNPSYLEPEVKKESHQKPLEELTEEEREQMELKAVRPIKAAPPSLSSSVFSDPMISKFTNMMMKSGNKVLARNLMSQTLEAIKRKQLEKYHKAPENEKETIECNPYVIFHQALKNCQPIIGLSNITRGGKTYQVPVPLTDNRKRFLAMKWLITECRENKHRRTLMPEKLSQELLQAFNNEGPVIKRKHVLHKMAEANRAYAHFRWW from the exons ATGGCGGCGCCCAGCgcggcggggctgggccggCGGCTGCGGGCGTGGCTGCCCCG GATAATGCCCGTGAGATGGAGCCGCTACAACCCCAGCTACCTGGAGCCAGAAGTGAAAAAGGAATCGCATCAGAAACCTTTAGAGGAGCTGACGGAGGAGGAAAGGGAACAAATGGAGCTTAAGGCTGTTCGACCCATcaaagctgctcctcccagTCTGTCCAGTTCCGTGTTCAGCGACCCCATGATCAG TAAATTCACCAATATGATGATGAAGAGTGGAAATAAAGTGCTGGCCAGAAACCTCATGTCTCAG ACTCTGGAGGCCATTAAAAGGAAGCAGCTGGAGAAGTACCACAAAGCTCCAGAGAATGAGAAGGAGACAATTGAATGCAACCCCTACGTCATTTTCCACCAGGCTCTCAAGAACTGCCAGCCCATCATCGGGCTCAGCAACATCACCAGAGGAGGCAAAACCTACCAG GTGCCCGTCCCGCTGACGGACAATCGGAAGCGCTTCCTGGCCATGAAGTGGCTGATCACCGAGTGCAGGGAGAACAAGCACCGCCGGACACTGATGCCAGAAAAgctctcccaggagctgctccaggccttCAACAACGAGGGGCCAGTCATCAAGAGGAAGCACGTCCTGCACAAGATGGCAGAGGCCAACCGGGCGTACGCCCACTTCCGCTGGTGGTAG
- the MIF4GD gene encoding MIF4G domain-containing protein translates to MGETGKEEYKIQSFDSETQKLLKTALKDPSNVDLEKVANIIVDQSLKDSVFSKEAGRICYTIIQAESKQVGQSIFRRSLLNRLQQEYKDREELRTRSLQAWICYVTFICNIFDYLRVNNMPMMALVNPVYDCLFRLAQPDSLQKEEEVDCLVLQLHRIGEQLEKMNSQRMDELFSLLRDGFLLQEGLSSLSQLLLLEIIEFRAAEWKMTDAAQKYYYSEVTD, encoded by the exons ATGGGGGAAACGGGCAAAGAAGAGTACAAAATACAGTCCTTCGACTCCGAGACTCAGAAGCTGCTGAAAACAGCCCTCAAAG ACCCCAGTAATGTGGACCTGGAGAAAGTGGCCAACATTATAGTGGACCAGTCCCTCAAAGACTCTGTGTTCAGCAAGGAGGCTGGGCGCATCTGCTACACCATCATCCAG GCAGAGAGCAAACAAGTTGGCCAGAGCATCTTCCGGAGGAGCCTGCTGAACCGGCTGCAGCAGGAGTACAaggacagggaggagctgcGCACCCGCTCGCTCCAGGCCTGGATCTGCTACGTCACCTTCATCTGCAACATCTTTGACTACCTGagg GTGAACAACATGCCCATGATGGCTCTGGTGAACCCCGTGTACGACTGCCTGTTCCGGCTGGCACAGCCCGACAGCctgcagaaggaggaggag GTGGACTGCTTGGTCCTGCAGCTGCACCGCATCGGCGAGCAGCTGGAGAAGATGAATTCCCAGCGGATGGATGAGCTCTTCTCCCTGCTCCGAGATGgtttcctcctgcaggaggggctcagctccctgtcccagctcctgctgctggagatcATCGAGTTCCGGGCTGCTGAGTGGAAGATGACGGACGCTGCCCAGAAATATTATTACAGCGAAGTGACAGATTAA
- the SLC25A19 gene encoding mitochondrial thiamine pyrophosphate carrier, with protein MVGYDPEGRCVSTAEAAVAGSASGLVTRVLVSPLDVLKIRFQLQIEQLSSRNPTAKYHGMLQAVQCIFREEGLTAFWKGHVPAQILSVGFGAVQFMTFESLTELMHNFTSFKAQDSLVHLVCGGLAAGAASVAVQPVDTLRTRFAAQGEPKIYLNLRHAVVTMYQTEGPGTFYRGLTPTLIAVFPYAGLQFFFYNILQQFSKWAIPAEAKNGAGVRNLVCGSCAGVLSKSLTYPLDLVKKRLQVGGFEHARAAFGQVRTYGGFLDCVRQMMREEGPGGFFKGLSPSLLKAAFSSGFIFFWYELFCSLLCTMRSPESTKRKEG; from the exons ATGGTGGGCTACGACCCCGAAGGCAGGTGCGTGTCCACGGCGGAAGCGGCTGTAGCAGGATCAGCGTCTGGCTTGGTCACTCGGGTCCTTGTCAGCCCCTTGGACGTCCTCAAGATCCGCTTTCAG CTCCAGATAGAGCAGCTCTCCTCCAGAAACCCCACGGCCAAGTACCACGGCATGCTGCAAGCTGTGCAGTGCATCTTCCGGGAGGAGGGGCTGACAGCCTTCTGGAAGGGCCATGTCCCCGCTCAGATCCTTTCTGTCGGCTTCGGAGCTGTTCAG TTCATGACCTTCGAGAGCCTGACGGAGCTGATGCACAACTTCACCTCCTTCAAAGCCCAGGACTCCTTGGTGCACCTGGTGTGCGGGGGCCTGGCTGCCGGCGCGGCCTCGGTGGCGGTGCAGCCCGTGGACACGCTGCGCACCCGCTTTGCTGCCCAGGGGGAGCCAAAG ATTTACCTCAACCTTCGCCATGCAGTGGTGACCATGTACCAGACAGAAGGGCCTGGGACTTTCTACAGAGGTTTGACCCCCACACTCATTGCTGTCTTCCCATATGCTGGTCTCCAGTTCTTCTTCTACAACATCCTGCAGCAGTTTTCCAAATGGGCGATTCCAGCTGAAGCAAAGAATGGAG CCGGCGTCAGGAACCTGGTGTgtggcagctgtgctggagtgCTCAGCAAGAGCCTCACGTACCCTTTGGATCTGGTCAAAAAGCGACTGCAAGTGGGTGGCTTTGAGCATGCTCGGGCAGCCTTTGGGCAG GTACGGACGTATGGGGGTTTCCTGGACTGTGTGAGGCAGATGATGCGAGAGGAGGGCCCAGGTGGGTTCTTCAAGGGCCTCTCTCCCAGCTTGCTGAAGGCTGCCTTCTCCTCTGGCTTCATCTTCTTTTGGTACGAGCTGTTCTGCAGCCTCCTGTGCACCATGAGGAGCCCTGAGAGCACCAAGAGGAAGGAAGGCTGA